One window of Desulfobacca acetoxidans DSM 11109 genomic DNA carries:
- a CDS encoding glycosyltransferase family 9 protein, with protein sequence MNHPGRVLILRTGNVGDTACALPALAAVRYNFPLAHLTLLTSPGPRGLPEAREVLERQGLVDEIITFYREDFADLSFRKNLLRNLRQRRFDLFLLFPQERTDLRRTFRDLLFARLLGVKGAWGFTLAHHFPFMDNRRLHDYRPPHNEVERLLLLLQRTGINSLKRYQIQLPMPCQQMADRLLEPYFQNGSRPVIGLQTRAKAQANQWPLANFTELGRRLQATCQPVFILFGGPAEKDQLQEFAHTFPGDKFIAAGQTSLLETTALLSRCHVQVTLDTGPMHLAALVGTPIVALFSARQFPVMWEPCSDNAVILRKSVPCELCFQEDCDHLTCMKAITVEEVYAAVLDHLRRHNRQLLCNNRMSSIEPASQYISQFFLA encoded by the coding sequence ATGAATCATCCAGGGAGGGTGTTAATCCTGCGCACCGGCAACGTCGGCGATACGGCCTGCGCCTTGCCGGCCCTGGCCGCAGTGCGCTATAATTTCCCTTTGGCCCATCTAACCCTGCTCACCTCACCGGGGCCGCGGGGTTTGCCCGAAGCCCGGGAGGTCCTGGAGAGGCAAGGGCTGGTAGACGAGATCATCACCTTTTATCGCGAAGACTTTGCCGACCTTTCCTTCCGGAAAAATCTACTCCGGAACTTGCGCCAGCGCCGGTTTGATCTTTTCCTGCTCTTCCCTCAGGAGCGCACCGATCTCCGGCGAACGTTCAGGGACTTGCTTTTTGCCCGCCTCCTGGGGGTCAAAGGGGCCTGGGGCTTCACCCTGGCGCACCATTTCCCGTTCATGGATAACCGCCGCCTGCACGATTATCGGCCGCCTCATAATGAGGTGGAACGTCTCCTGCTTCTGCTCCAGCGTACCGGAATTAATTCTTTGAAAAGATATCAGATTCAGCTTCCCATGCCTTGCCAGCAGATGGCCGACCGCCTCCTTGAGCCCTATTTTCAAAATGGCTCCCGGCCGGTTATCGGCCTGCAAACCCGGGCCAAGGCTCAGGCTAATCAGTGGCCTCTGGCCAATTTCACCGAGTTGGGCCGCCGCCTCCAGGCCACCTGCCAGCCGGTGTTTATCCTTTTTGGAGGGCCGGCGGAAAAAGACCAGCTCCAGGAATTCGCCCACACCTTTCCTGGTGATAAATTTATCGCTGCCGGGCAAACGTCCCTGTTGGAAACTACGGCGCTGTTGTCCCGCTGCCATGTCCAGGTTACCCTGGACACCGGTCCCATGCACCTGGCCGCCTTGGTGGGCACCCCTATTGTCGCCCTGTTCAGCGCCCGCCAATTTCCGGTTATGTGGGAACCTTGCTCGGATAACGCCGTCATCCTGAGAAAATCCGTGCCCTGCGAACTCTGCTTCCAGGAGGATTGCGACCATCTTACCTGCATGAAGGCTATCACAGTTGAGGAAGTGTATGCCGCGGTGCTGGACCATTTGAGAAGGCACAATCGCCAACTTCTTTGTAACAATAGGATGTCTTCAATTGAGCCTGCATCCCAGTATATCTCCCAATTTTTCCTAGCATGA
- the asnB gene encoding asparagine synthase (glutamine-hydrolyzing), producing the protein MCGIAGIYYLCNDAPSQEGTRFALERMNQAQAHRGPDDEGIWQSPNSRVGFGHRRLSIIDLSSAGHQPMSNEDGSIWITYNGEIYNYQLLREELLGLGHIFRSQSDTEVIIHAYEEWGIDAFRRFRGMFAFGLWDGHCHKLYLVKDRFGIKPLYYYQDQDKIAFASEVRALSKSGLFQPHKNHDALIVFLLFGSVPIPMTTVKGVLGIPAGHFLLVENGHISMHCYYDLWTDGIGEEKTISADEMRHLLQETVAQHLISDAPIGLFLSGGIDSSALVALGATAKKSRLTTLSIIFDEAEYSEQKYQQLIAGRYHTDHRELTVTSELFQEEMPKVFQAMDQPSIDGVNTYFVSLMAKKAGLKAVLAGTGGDEVFCGYPHFKRACLLSKISKLGFCLRSLNGLTCCLPGKWQKLAFLGLDRSLGLYLMLRGLFSPAEVAQLTDATIKEVQRLATSMQPLNGDGHSHQMGTYHPVDMLSRWEIHGYLQNQLLKDTDCMSMAHSLETRVPFLDPLLISTVLAIRPKERINPKVPKVLLTQALSQFLPQTLVYRPKMTFTFPIGEWLKQKASFWQATSQTNTPAARQVWQDFAAGIVSWTRPWALIIAEMSNLS; encoded by the coding sequence ATGTGTGGTATAGCTGGGATATACTATCTCTGCAATGATGCTCCTTCTCAGGAGGGTACCAGATTCGCCCTGGAAAGAATGAACCAGGCCCAGGCGCATCGCGGCCCCGATGACGAGGGTATCTGGCAGAGCCCCAACAGCAGGGTGGGCTTTGGACACCGGCGGCTATCAATTATCGACCTTTCTTCCGCTGGCCACCAACCCATGAGCAACGAGGACGGCTCGATTTGGATTACCTATAATGGAGAAATCTATAATTACCAACTCTTGAGAGAAGAATTGTTGGGCTTAGGCCATATCTTCCGCAGCCAATCTGACACCGAGGTAATCATTCATGCCTATGAAGAATGGGGGATCGACGCCTTCCGGCGCTTCCGGGGCATGTTTGCTTTTGGCCTATGGGATGGCCACTGTCACAAACTCTACCTGGTAAAGGACCGCTTCGGCATTAAGCCCCTCTACTACTACCAGGACCAGGATAAGATTGCCTTTGCCTCGGAAGTGCGTGCCCTGTCCAAGTCGGGTCTTTTTCAACCCCACAAAAACCATGACGCTCTTATCGTCTTCCTGCTTTTCGGCTCTGTTCCCATTCCAATGACGACAGTAAAGGGGGTTCTTGGGATTCCAGCAGGTCATTTTCTGCTGGTGGAAAACGGCCATATAAGTATGCATTGTTATTACGACCTCTGGACCGATGGTATTGGGGAGGAAAAGACCATCTCAGCCGATGAGATGCGCCATTTGTTACAGGAGACTGTGGCCCAACACCTTATTTCTGATGCCCCCATCGGTCTGTTTCTCAGCGGCGGCATCGATTCTTCGGCTCTGGTGGCCTTGGGGGCCACTGCCAAGAAGTCGAGGCTTACCACTCTGTCGATTATTTTTGATGAAGCCGAGTATTCCGAACAAAAATATCAACAACTCATTGCGGGGCGGTATCACACCGATCACCGGGAACTAACCGTCACGTCAGAGTTATTTCAAGAGGAAATGCCTAAGGTATTTCAAGCCATGGACCAACCCAGCATTGATGGGGTGAACACTTATTTCGTCTCCCTGATGGCTAAAAAGGCCGGTTTGAAGGCAGTACTGGCCGGCACCGGCGGCGACGAGGTCTTTTGCGGTTACCCCCATTTTAAACGTGCTTGTTTATTAAGTAAGATAAGCAAGTTGGGTTTTTGCCTGAGGAGCCTCAATGGCTTGACCTGTTGCCTCCCCGGCAAATGGCAGAAGCTGGCGTTTCTCGGTCTAGACCGATCTCTGGGACTTTACCTTATGCTCCGTGGATTATTCTCCCCAGCAGAAGTGGCCCAACTCACGGATGCCACGATTAAGGAAGTGCAGCGTCTAGCTACATCAATGCAACCCTTGAACGGCGATGGCCATTCTCATCAAATGGGCACTTACCATCCCGTAGATATGCTTTCCCGATGGGAAATCCATGGGTATCTGCAGAACCAGCTTCTGAAGGACACGGATTGCATGTCCATGGCCCACTCCCTGGAAACCCGGGTCCCCTTCCTGGACCCTTTGCTTATCAGCACTGTATTGGCTATCAGACCTAAAGAACGTATTAATCCTAAGGTGCCCAAGGTGCTGCTCACCCAGGCTCTGAGCCAGTTCTTGCCCCAGACCCTAGTTTATCGCCCCAAGATGACTTTCACTTTCCCCATTGGCGAATGGCTGAAACAAAAAGCTAGTTTCTGGCAGGCTACTTCTCAAACTAATACTCCGGCCGCACGGCAAGTCTGGCAGGACTTCGCCGCGGGAATAGTATCTTGGACCAGACCGTGGGCATTAATTATAGCTGAAATGTCTAATTTAAGCTGA
- a CDS encoding type II toxin-antitoxin system VapC family toxin, translating into MIRRYFFDTSALVKLYHQEKGTEALEHLISAADTCIVISDLSFIEITSALATKVRMGLIDRDVFEAVLDCFIRDFAGYEIIEVDHAVKMQAADLLKTIVVTRRLRTLDALQLASALTAARKSPLDLFVAADIFLIEAAQAKDLQTFSV; encoded by the coding sequence TTGATCCGGAGATATTTTTTTGATACCAGCGCCCTGGTTAAACTGTATCATCAGGAAAAGGGGACAGAAGCACTGGAACATCTCATTTCTGCCGCCGATACCTGTATTGTTATTTCCGATTTGTCCTTTATAGAAATTACCTCTGCTTTGGCAACCAAGGTAAGGATGGGCCTTATTGATCGTGACGTTTTTGAAGCGGTTCTGGACTGTTTTATAAGGGATTTTGCTGGATATGAAATTATTGAGGTGGATCATGCAGTCAAAATGCAGGCGGCTGACCTGTTAAAGACCATAGTGGTGACAAGACGGTTGCGCACGTTAGATGCCTTGCAACTTGCCTCAGCCCTGACGGCGGCCAGGAAATCGCCCCTGGATTTATTCGTGGCCGCAGATATATTTCTCATCGAGGCAGCACAAGCAAAGGACCTGCAAACTTTTTCAGTGTAA
- a CDS encoding type II toxin-antitoxin system RelE family toxin: MSYTAHIARKAAKEIKGLDKATAKRIRERIRELAVDPYDRRISGPIKMGEGMRKSRVGDWRLIFKIDDTHQLIIILAVKPRRRAYPNQ; encoded by the coding sequence ATGAGCTACACTGCGCACATCGCCCGGAAAGCGGCCAAAGAAATAAAAGGATTGGATAAAGCCACCGCCAAGCGTATACGCGAGCGAATTCGTGAGCTTGCCGTCGACCCTTATGACCGCCGGATATCAGGACCAATTAAAATGGGGGAAGGTATGCGAAAATCCCGCGTCGGAGATTGGCGCTTGATATTCAAAATTGACGATACTCATCAATTAATTATTATCCTTGCCGTGAAACCCCGGCGCCGGGCTTATCCTAACCAATGA
- a CDS encoding type II toxin-antitoxin system RelE/ParE family toxin codes for MKIRRTDKFKKDYQDLPKEIRYRFKQKISLLMGNTRHPSLRIHKIKGRENLWELSITMDYRVLFEIEGEYLVFLSVGPHKIVDQI; via the coding sequence GTGAAAATCCGCCGCACGGATAAGTTTAAAAAAGATTATCAGGATCTGCCCAAAGAAATACGGTATCGTTTCAAACAAAAAATCTCTTTGCTCATGGGGAATACTCGCCATCCCTCTTTAAGAATACATAAAATCAAGGGCAGGGAAAATCTCTGGGAATTGAGCATTACCATGGACTACCGCGTGCTTTTTGAGATAGAAGGGGAATACTTGGTTTTCCTCAGTGTCGGTCCTCACAAGATCGTTGATCAAATATAA
- a CDS encoding type II toxin-antitoxin system HicB family antitoxin — protein MIFKVILKPDPEDGGFVMSCPALLGCHSQGDTEEEAIANIKDAISGCLEVLNQRAQAHVPVEDLTTDHFKESPYGCC, from the coding sequence GTGATATTTAAAGTTATTTTAAAACCTGATCCCGAAGATGGTGGCTTCGTTATGAGCTGCCCAGCCCTTCTAGGGTGCCACTCCCAGGGAGACACGGAAGAAGAAGCCATTGCGAATATTAAAGATGCCATCTCAGGTTGCCTGGAGGTTTTAAACCAACGGGCCCAGGCTCATGTCCCGGTTGAGGATCTTACCACCGACCACTTCAAGGAATCCCCATATGGCTGCTGTTAG
- a CDS encoding GAF domain-containing sensor histidine kinase, which translates to MTHPADLEVIRQRILEKKNNYQEYNFGPLRDDAIKTFFDLAQEYETLENLFRVCVAVIKEFFDLDSRLFLTCSGVGCLEAVCDSLEGLRAYRTPAPEEIHLSNTAYAAGDSWVIPVRGNRLLVDRLPFFAKDQVIGMLEIFPAHALTDSDTFFFEKYANRLGYALHNKIITSQNIQHIRFINSLVGDIEHNVIVPNISLSLYLRHVKKKIQTLHNLVNTLSEDARSCPEFVAQVRALVLGIDSDCQIFDKQYHGVSLFLESLFRPSHFQRGHLVLRKRKCNVRSEIIQPQLELYLPKLQERHIEIDESLGGVPEEDFTLLVDKGLISQVYANLFSNAVKYSRPSPSGRKYLSFGRRLIPDFFGPGKDGVRFNVFTSGPRIPQEDIGRIFEEGYRGGNVEGEVGTGRGLYFVRNVVETHGGSVGCEYTGDGNDIYFVLPVFSDQDAGLGPLTAELSQS; encoded by the coding sequence ATGACCCACCCTGCTGACCTTGAGGTAATTCGACAGCGTATTCTAGAAAAAAAGAACAATTATCAGGAGTATAATTTTGGCCCCCTAAGGGATGACGCCATCAAAACCTTTTTTGATCTGGCGCAGGAATACGAAACCCTGGAGAATCTCTTCCGGGTCTGCGTCGCGGTCATCAAAGAGTTCTTCGACCTCGACAGCCGTCTCTTCCTGACCTGCAGCGGCGTCGGGTGCCTGGAAGCCGTCTGCGACAGCCTGGAGGGGCTGCGGGCATACCGGACTCCGGCCCCGGAGGAAATCCATCTCTCCAATACCGCCTATGCCGCGGGCGATTCCTGGGTCATACCGGTCCGCGGCAACCGCCTCCTGGTGGACCGCCTGCCTTTCTTCGCCAAAGATCAGGTTATCGGCATGCTCGAGATCTTTCCCGCCCATGCCTTGACCGACAGTGATACCTTCTTCTTCGAGAAATACGCCAACCGCCTGGGCTACGCCCTGCATAACAAGATCATCACCTCCCAGAATATTCAGCATATCCGCTTTATTAACAGCCTGGTAGGCGATATTGAGCACAACGTTATTGTCCCCAATATTTCTCTCAGCCTCTACCTGCGCCACGTCAAGAAGAAGATCCAGACCCTGCACAACCTGGTAAACACCCTCTCCGAAGACGCCCGCTCCTGTCCTGAATTTGTCGCCCAGGTGCGGGCCCTGGTCCTGGGGATTGATAGCGACTGCCAGATTTTCGATAAGCAATACCACGGGGTCAGCCTCTTTCTTGAATCGCTCTTTCGGCCCAGTCATTTTCAGCGCGGCCATCTGGTGCTGCGAAAGCGCAAATGCAATGTCCGCAGCGAAATTATTCAGCCCCAGTTGGAGCTTTACCTCCCCAAACTCCAGGAACGGCATATCGAAATCGACGAAAGCCTGGGCGGCGTCCCCGAAGAGGATTTTACCCTGCTGGTGGACAAGGGTCTGATCTCCCAGGTTTACGCCAACCTCTTCTCCAATGCCGTGAAATACAGCCGCCCCTCCCCGTCCGGGCGGAAATACCTCTCTTTCGGCCGCCGCCTGATCCCCGATTTTTTCGGCCCGGGAAAAGACGGCGTCCGCTTCAACGTCTTCACCTCGGGACCCCGCATTCCCCAGGAAGATATCGGCAGAATCTTTGAGGAAGGCTACCGGGGAGGCAATGTCGAAGGTGAGGTCGGCACCGGCCGGGGCCTCTATTTCGTGCGCAACGTTGTCGAAACCCACGGCGGTTCGGTCGGCTGTGAGTATACCGGAGACGGTAACGACATCTACTTCGTCCTCCCGGTCTTTAGCGATCAGGATGCCGGCCTTGGCCCCCTGACGGCAGAATTGTCACAATCCTGA
- a CDS encoding Fe-S-containing hydro-lyase, whose translation MPRTRRLTTPLSDQDVEALEIGDNVLVNGVIYTARDAAHKRLIDLLEAGQPLPVDLRGQVMFYVGPSPARPGRVIGAAGPTTSYRMDPYAPQLLRLGLKAMIGKGRRSQEVIDAMVACKAVYLGAIGGAGALISQSIKAAEIVAYEDLGPEAIRRLVVEDLPTIVINDCQGNDFYDVSLKRYARR comes from the coding sequence ATGCCTCGTACCAGACGATTAACCACCCCGCTTTCCGACCAGGACGTCGAAGCCCTGGAGATCGGCGATAACGTCCTCGTCAACGGCGTCATTTACACGGCTCGGGACGCAGCCCATAAACGTCTGATCGACCTGCTGGAGGCGGGCCAGCCTCTGCCGGTCGACCTTCGGGGGCAGGTAATGTTTTATGTCGGGCCCAGCCCGGCGCGTCCGGGACGGGTTATCGGCGCCGCCGGCCCCACTACCAGCTACCGCATGGACCCCTATGCCCCCCAACTCCTGCGCCTCGGCCTGAAGGCCATGATCGGCAAAGGCAGGCGCAGTCAGGAGGTTATCGATGCCATGGTGGCCTGCAAGGCGGTCTATCTCGGCGCTATCGGCGGCGCCGGCGCCCTGATCTCTCAATCTATCAAGGCCGCCGAAATCGTTGCCTACGAAGATCTGGGGCCCGAAGCCATCCGCCGTCTGGTGGTGGAAGACCTGCCGACCATCGTCATCAACGACTGTCAGGGGAATGATTTCTACGACGTAAGTCTCAAACGTTATGCGCGCCGCTGA